The Streptococcus respiraculi sequence TGGATGGTAGGGTTTTTCTAATAGATTTAGAGAATGTAACTCATATGACAAATAATGAAAGACGAGTCAAAACTCCTTTTATGGTTAATCCAGATGAAGATTTAACAAAGAGTTCTATTGAACAGGATTATTTTGCATTAGCAATGGTTTCTTTTTCGTTATTAACGGGACAAGTATTGACATTTTCAAAATATGATAGTGTCTATGGGTTTAGTAGCATTGACAAGATAAACGAAACGGTAAGAGTTTTAGAAAAATTTTCTGGAATAAATAGAATGCATGCGCAATGGTTAGTGTTTTTGCTTAATTCAAGTACTCAAAAAAATAGTATTCATGTTGGCAAGATTCCTAAGATTTCAGTTTATAATGAGGGTCATCATTACAAGGATACTTTTAATGTCAGTATAATGGACTTTGAAAAAGAAGCACATAAAGTTATAGAATACTTACTCATGCAGAATATCCATAAGAAAGGAAGAATTGCAAAATCTAGTGAATTTGGAGAATTTGTAAATCCGATTTCTTTTCAACATGGGATGTCAGGATATATAAAATTTATAGCTACGATTAATCAATTCTCTAATTTAAGTCATTTAAAGAAATGGATACAACACATAGAATCTAATAAAACACACAATGACTACTTATATAAAAATTCATTATTATTTGGAGAGTCAGGATATTTATGGAGTGTTATAGATTTATACATAGAAACTCAGGATAAATATTATGAATTAATTAGTAGAGACATTGCACATAGAATCGTAATAAATTTTGACTCATCAACTGAGGTTGATTTTGCTCTTGGTTTATCTGGTATCATTCATGCTCTAATAAAATATTCAATCTTTTTTAGAGATTTAGAGATAGAAAATTTTATAAAAAATAATATTTCTATATTGAGCGAGTTTATCCAAAAATCAGAAAATGATGGGAAAGTGGATAATCTTAGACATAGTTTTGCTCACGGTCTTTCAGGAATTGCCTATACTTTGTATTGTTATTCTATAGTTTTTGAGGACGATAGTTATTCAGTAGGAGTAGAAACCATCAACAATCAAGTAGTTGAGATACTAGAAAAATTTTATTCTGATTATAGAAAAAGGTATAATAACTTGGAACTTTCTTGGTGTGAGGGGATATCAGGGTTAATTCTGTATCTTTGTCTTATTGATCCTAAGAAATATAATTCAACTATACATAGGGCTCAAGATAGGGTTATGTATGATTGTTTTGCTATGGGGACTTCATATTGTCACGGGTTAAGTAGCTTGATTCAGACATTTAAGTATGTAAATAGAGATATTTCAGATTTAAAGATACTATTAATTTCAAAGTCATTTCGAAAGCATAATTTATTGGCTTTTCAGAGTGAAAATAGACATGAGGATTATTTTGATTTTGGAGTGGGAACTTTGGGAATATATTGGGTGCTATTAGGTTATTCGTTTCCGTTTGAAATGAAGAAAGAGGAGATAAAGAAATATGAATGTTTTTATAAAAAATAGAGATTACAGGGCTATGCTGATTAATCAATGGATTTCATCATTTGGTGATATCATCTTCTATCTGGCTTTGATTCATTATGTTGCACACTATTCCTTTGCTCCCTTAGCTATTCTTTTGATTACTATTTCAGAAACGATACCTCAAATTTTACAGATTATCACAGGAGCTCTTGCGGATTTTCAAAATAATAGAATCAAAAAATATGTCGCTATTGCTGGAGTGAAATGTATGCTATACGCGCTATTAACCCTGATAATAGGAGCAAGTAAATTTGGAATAGTAACAGTTGTGATTATCTGTAGTATAAACGTAGTATCAGATACCTTGAGCTACTTTGCTGGAGCCATGATCACTCCCATATATGTGAGAGTAATAAAAGAAGATATGACATCGGCCATGGGGTTTAGACAGGCAACGGTCAGTACCGTCAATGTGCTTGGTAATACGATAGGTGGCCTGTTAATGGGTATTTTATCAATTGAGGCTTTTGTTGCTCTTAATGCCCTAACATTTTTGATGGCTTTCATAGGAATTTTGGTCATTAAGACGCACCTTGTAGAAGTCGAAGAAAAGGTAGATATTGCCCAAGAAAGTGTCACTTTGAAGACATTGCTGAAACATATCACTCAATCTTTATGGGCTTTAAAAGGATATCCAGTTGTCCTTGAATTATTGTTGGTTTCGATTTTGGGTCAAGTGATTCTTAGCTCACTCTTGCCTATGTCAACCTTGATGTTACTAAAAGCTCCATTCTATTCCTTAGAGACCGCACAGGCGATTGCTGTTTTATCGATTGCTCTGTTTATGGGGGCTATTTTGGGAAATCTGTTCAGTGGTTCTTATTTGAAACATGTATCTACAAAACTTATAGTGAGTATGAGTCAGATTACACGCTTGCTCATCATAATTGGATTTTTCTATGAAAATTTCTTGATAGTATTACTGTCTTCGTTTTTTTGTGCTGTTACTGTGGGACTTGTCAGTCCTCGTATCAGTAAGTATATGTTTACCTTGATACCAGAGGATAAGATAGGGGCTGTGCAATCAGGATTAGCAGCAGTTAGTATCGTTATTCCAGGCATAATCACAATGGGAATTGTTGGCCTAGCTAGTGTTAGAGGATTTAAGTTGGCTTGTCTACCCTTGCTATTGACGGTGTTTATTGTATTTTATATTTTAAGACAAACTCGCAATTTGGATTAGGACTATAGGGAAAGATTAAAACTCTATCATGTCTATCGTGAGTAACTCCCACTGAGGAGATGATGAAGTCCTTTAGTGCACCCTCCTAAAAAATTAGGGGGTCCTGTCGAAGACATCGTATTTCAAGGGAGGCACGTCTATTTTCCGAGATTTTAGCTCGCATTCAAATAACATGATATAAGAGCGTTAAAAAATCGACAGAAAATTAGGGGGACTGACGAAGAAATCGTATTTCAAGGGAGGCTCGTCTATTTTCCGAGATTTTAGCTCGCATTCAAATAACATGATATAAGAGCGTAAAAAATCGACAGAAAATTAGGGATCCTACCGAAGAAATTGTATTTCAAGGGAGGCACGTCTATTTTCCGAGATTTTAGCTCGCATTCAAATAACATGATATAAGAGCGTAAAAAATCGACAGAAAATTAGGGATCCTACCGAAGAAATTGTATTTCAAGGGAGGCTCGTCTATTTTCCGAGATTTTAGCTCGCATTCAAATAATCATCACTGTACGTGCACGGCCTCTCCGCAACCCTTGTCGACAAGCTCGATGAAATGGGAATTTTAGGCAATATGCCTGAGGACAACCAGTTGAGCCTGTTTGATGAGTTGTTTTAAGGACTGAAAAAACCATTTTGGAAAGCCCAAAATAGTTTTTACGATGGTTGCAAAAGATTAGACTAGTTTCCAATCAACTTGTGTTCTTTCAGGTAAGTCTTTGCGACTTGGCTTGGAGATTTCCCTTCGACATTGACTTGATAGTTCATATCTTGCATGTCTTTTTCGGTGATTTTACCCGCCAGTTGATTGAGAATACCCTCTAGCTGAGGATATTTTTTCAGCGTTTCTTCGCGCAGGAGAGGGGCACCTTGATAAGGTGGAAAAAGCTGCTTGTCATCCTTGAGTGTTTTAAGGTGATATTCTTGCAATTCACTATCGGTCGAATAAGCATCGATGATGTGGACGTTCCCGTTATCAATCGCCTTGTAGCGGAGAGCAGGTTCCAAGGTCTTAACCTCTAGACTCAGCTTGTAGCGGTCTTTTAGGCCTTTTCCTCCGTCTTCACGATCGTTAAATTCCAAGCTAAAACCAGCCGTTGCGCTTGCCTGAATCTTGGTTAGATCAGAAATTGTTTCTAAGCCATGTTCTTTGGCATAGTCTTCTTTTACAGCAAGGGCATAGGTATTTTGATAGAGCATGGGCTTGAGATAGATGAGTCGATCTTGGGCGAAAATTCCCTTACGGGCAGCTTGATACACTTCTTCTGGGTCGGTAGAGGTGCTTGGTGGTTGCTTTAATAGGGTGGAGGTCACCGTTCCTGTAAATTCAGGGTAAATATCGATTTGGCCAGCTTTCAAGGCTTCATAGACAAAGGTTGTTTTCCCAAAATTGGGTTTTAATTCCACTGCAATGTCTGTCTGATCTTCAATCAATTCCTTGTACATATTGAGCAAAATCTCAGGTTCAGAGCCTAATTTTCCGGCTATAACAATCTTATCCTGCATCATCATGGACATAGGAAAAAGTGAAATGGAGCTGATACAAAAGAGGGCGACAAAGGAGACAAACATGGTCTTGAGACTGCGTTTTTCTACCAGTCCAATCAAATAATGAAAGAGTAAAGCCAAAATAGCAGAGCTAATTGCCCCAATCAGAATGAGAGAGCTGTTGTTGCGGTCAATTCCTAGAAGAATGAAAGAACCGAGCCCACCTGCTCCGATGAGAGCAGCAAGTGTTGCTGTTCCAATCACGAGTACCGTTGCTGTCCGAATCCCTGAAAGAATGACAGGTGCGGCTAGGGCAATCTCGAATTTCTTTAATTTCTCCCAGCGGTTCATCCCGAAAGCAGTGGCTGCTTCTTGGAGAGACGGATCAATTTCCTGCAAGCCAGTGACCGTATTTTGCAGAATCGGGAAAATAGCGTAGACAATCAAGGTCAAAATAGCAGGAATTTTCCCGATCCCAAAAATCGGAATCAAAAGCCCCAAGATAGCTAGAGAAGGAATGGTCTGGAGCATACCTGTAAATTGCAGCAGGAGATTAGCCAAGCGCTCACGTTTGGAGACGAGAATGGCAAGGGGAATGGCGATTAAAATCGCACAGGCTAGCGCCACAAAAGAAATCTGCAAGTGTTCACCAAGAGCCAAGACCCAGTCTTCTTTGCGGTCTAAAAAGGTTTGAATCAAGTCGTTCATAAGGCCCTCCTATACATGAAAGAAATCAGCGACAAACTGGGTCGCAGGAGCTTCTTGGATATGTTCAGGGGTATCTAGTTGCAAGATTTCTCCCTGATCCATAATCGCAATACGGTCGCCCAACTTCATGGCTTCTGCCATATCGTGGGTCACAAAAATCATGGTCATTTGAAATTCCTTTTGAATGTCTTTAACCAAGTCCTGTAATTGCTCCCGTGAAATTGGATCAAGTGCGCTGAAAGGCTCATCTAGCAACAAGACCTTGGGGCGAGCGATAATGGCACGCAAAATCCCAATACGTTGCTGCTCCCCGCCAGAGAG is a genomic window containing:
- a CDS encoding lanthionine synthetase LanC family protein, with the protein product MDELNMKIKNYQEKYQEEGAWIYFSTEESIPQQGWKIHISSQIKDSVSIFSICQNVLRDKKCNFKIAKDTETLKRINSPRETSATANKFITVYTQSSMQAREIILELTSLLKKFKSPKILSDFQCGNHSPVHYRFGAFTEIKSYNPHTNKVMYMLKNDAGQFVEDVRANYFSVPYWEKDLFNDDEKKFYFNINDDIPEQSAINRYTFEKILKKSNRGNVHLAVHKQSKEKVIVKQARPFVSDDLTGRRYAVDDLENEYSMLKRFSNKDYTVAFLDKFEVFEDTFLIQSYIDGLTYYELVHENISLELKIKIIDNIVDIVNDLHYSGYKLVDMSPSNFIYRLDGRVFLIDLENVTHMTNNERRVKTPFMVNPDEDLTKSSIEQDYFALAMVSFSLLTGQVLTFSKYDSVYGFSSIDKINETVRVLEKFSGINRMHAQWLVFLLNSSTQKNSIHVGKIPKISVYNEGHHYKDTFNVSIMDFEKEAHKVIEYLLMQNIHKKGRIAKSSEFGEFVNPISFQHGMSGYIKFIATINQFSNLSHLKKWIQHIESNKTHNDYLYKNSLLFGESGYLWSVIDLYIETQDKYYELISRDIAHRIVINFDSSTEVDFALGLSGIIHALIKYSIFFRDLEIENFIKNNISILSEFIQKSENDGKVDNLRHSFAHGLSGIAYTLYCYSIVFEDDSYSVGVETINNQVVEILEKFYSDYRKRYNNLELSWCEGISGLILYLCLIDPKKYNSTIHRAQDRVMYDCFAMGTSYCHGLSSLIQTFKYVNRDISDLKILLISKSFRKHNLLAFQSENRHEDYFDFGVGTLGIYWVLLGYSFPFEMKKEEIKKYECFYKK
- a CDS encoding MFS transporter; translated protein: MNVFIKNRDYRAMLINQWISSFGDIIFYLALIHYVAHYSFAPLAILLITISETIPQILQIITGALADFQNNRIKKYVAIAGVKCMLYALLTLIIGASKFGIVTVVIICSINVVSDTLSYFAGAMITPIYVRVIKEDMTSAMGFRQATVSTVNVLGNTIGGLLMGILSIEAFVALNALTFLMAFIGILVIKTHLVEVEEKVDIAQESVTLKTLLKHITQSLWALKGYPVVLELLLVSILGQVILSSLLPMSTLMLLKAPFYSLETAQAIAVLSIALFMGAILGNLFSGSYLKHVSTKLIVSMSQITRLLIIIGFFYENFLIVLLSSFFCAVTVGLVSPRISKYMFTLIPEDKIGAVQSGLAAVSIVIPGIITMGIVGLASVRGFKLACLPLLLTVFIVFYILRQTRNLD
- a CDS encoding ABC transporter permease/substrate-binding protein — translated: MNDLIQTFLDRKEDWVLALGEHLQISFVALACAILIAIPLAILVSKRERLANLLLQFTGMLQTIPSLAILGLLIPIFGIGKIPAILTLIVYAIFPILQNTVTGLQEIDPSLQEAATAFGMNRWEKLKKFEIALAAPVILSGIRTATVLVIGTATLAALIGAGGLGSFILLGIDRNNSSLILIGAISSAILALLFHYLIGLVEKRSLKTMFVSFVALFCISSISLFPMSMMMQDKIVIAGKLGSEPEILLNMYKELIEDQTDIAVELKPNFGKTTFVYEALKAGQIDIYPEFTGTVTSTLLKQPPSTSTDPEEVYQAARKGIFAQDRLIYLKPMLYQNTYALAVKEDYAKEHGLETISDLTKIQASATAGFSLEFNDREDGGKGLKDRYKLSLEVKTLEPALRYKAIDNGNVHIIDAYSTDSELQEYHLKTLKDDKQLFPPYQGAPLLREETLKKYPQLEGILNQLAGKITEKDMQDMNYQVNVEGKSPSQVAKTYLKEHKLIGN